A window of Chloracidobacterium sp. N contains these coding sequences:
- the mreC gene encoding rod shape-determining protein MreC: MLSLPSPLQKLDPARRIALLVAGLLLAQFFLMSLHARARALGQSVPRVALLTVLQPLQKASDAVITTVVAAWKGYVDLRGVYATNQRLQAENDRLRLLLVEREREALDGQRLRELLALKQSAPAPTVVANVIGGDGTPWFRQILLDKGSLDGVLVNAPVVTPQGLVGRVVAVGPNVAVVQTIADGQAGVGATLAVSRVNGELRGQNQPLCRLDNVSGLTDVSEGEMVLTSGLDGVYPKGLIIGMVETVERGSGAGLHRIQVRPAVPLERLEEVAVLPPTIRVTVSDLLRPSPATKSPAKSK; this comes from the coding sequence ATGTTGAGCTTGCCCTCCCCATTGCAGAAGCTCGATCCGGCGCGCCGGATTGCCTTGCTGGTGGCTGGTCTGCTTCTGGCGCAGTTTTTTCTGATGTCCCTCCACGCCCGCGCCCGCGCCCTTGGGCAGAGCGTGCCGCGGGTGGCACTCCTGACGGTGCTCCAGCCGCTCCAGAAGGCATCGGATGCCGTGATCACCACGGTGGTAGCCGCCTGGAAGGGGTATGTGGATTTACGCGGAGTGTATGCCACCAACCAGCGTTTGCAGGCTGAAAATGATCGCCTGCGGCTGTTGCTGGTGGAGCGCGAGCGCGAGGCGCTCGACGGGCAGCGGTTGCGTGAACTGCTGGCCCTGAAGCAGTCCGCGCCGGCACCGACGGTTGTGGCCAATGTCATTGGCGGCGACGGCACTCCCTGGTTTCGGCAAATCCTGCTCGACAAAGGCTCGCTGGATGGGGTGCTCGTCAATGCGCCGGTCGTCACGCCCCAGGGACTGGTCGGGCGGGTGGTGGCCGTTGGCCCGAACGTCGCCGTCGTGCAGACCATTGCGGACGGGCAGGCCGGAGTGGGTGCCACCCTCGCGGTATCGCGGGTGAATGGTGAGCTGCGCGGACAAAATCAGCCGCTGTGCCGGTTGGACAATGTTTCGGGCCTGACGGACGTCAGTGAAGGTGAGATGGTGCTGACCAGCGGCCTCGATGGTGTGTATCCGAAGGGACTCATCATCGGTATGGTGGAAACCGTCGAGCGTGGCTCCGGCGCGGGCCTTCATCGCATCCAGGTTCGCCCGGCGGTGCCCCTCGAGCGCCTGGAGGAAGTAGCTGTTCTCCCACCAACCATCCGGGTGACGGTTTCCGATCTGCTGCGCCCTTCACCAGCAACCAAGTCACCGGCCAAAAGCAAATAA